The following is a genomic window from Patescibacteria group bacterium.
CCCCGCGCCGTGTCCGCCGATTTATCTGCCGAAGCTTTAGCATAGGCAGAAGCTTTAGCGAAGGCGGAATACATATATTATATATTAAACAAATAAAAAAGCAAGTTAAGTACTTGCTATAGGTGCGATCGCTTGATCATGGCGTATCTCTCCATTGCTTCAACCAAGATAACAGGCAACAACTCCAGATGATCCATCCAAATGTATTCAGAAGTTCCATGAATATTCTGTGCTCCATTCCACATGTTTGGTCCAGGCAAATCTGGCAAATCCATATTCGCTATGCCAACATCTGTACCACCTCGAGCATCAAATTCTTTCATGATCATATCAAACATTGCCATCGCTTCACGCAATGGCTCCAGTACCCAAGGATGAGCCTGAATTGCATACTTGATATTTCGGTAATACTTTTTCTTGTTAGTCAAAACTTCCAAAAGTCCAGAAAAATGATCATTTGTTTTCAGATCATCTGCCAGTTTACAGAGCAGTGCTACTAGCTGTTCAGCTTCCTCTTCATCAAATGTCCTTGGAATAGAATTCACCACAACCTTTTCCGGATTTTCCATCTTCACGCTATCAACCCAGCAAAATGACTGCTTATCCTTGCTCCTCCATGGCGGTACTGTATTATGGTGAACTGCCGACACGTAATAACACGCAGCAAGCAAAGCAGGCCAGACTTGAAATTCTTTCTCGCCAGAATATTCCGAAATAATATATTCAAGACCAACATTCAAAGCATCAGCTTCTCGCGTAAAGCTCTTCAACAAATTAACACTAATGCATGCTTTGTCAAAGAAAATATCAACTTCAGATTTCACAGTTGACAAACTCTTGATCTGAATATAGAAACCAAGCTTTTTTGTGTCCAATACTTTTCTGACAAAATGCGACGCTGCATACTTGGCATCAGCCAGATTACCGCCATCTAGTCCAGGATGAGCGCTTCTTCCAGTAAAGACCAAAGACATCTTTGTATTAACTCTGTCTTTGCTAACTTTAATGCCTTTGCTTTCAAAAGTTGCTGTTACCTTATTGCCGATGAAACAACCAACATCAACGATCGGTGGTTTTCCGCCATCAACTGTCAACAAAACATCGCGGTGGCGATCGGGCAACATGTTCGCATTGAATATGCCTTGCTCTTCATCAGGAAAGAAAAGAAGCTCAATTGGTCCATGCGGATGCTCTTCTTCATCGCTCAACAATCTGGCAACTGCTTCCATAATTCCAGCCAATCCAGCTTTACAGTCAGCACCAAGCAAAGAGTCTCCACTACTTGTGATGATTCGCTGACCAAAACGATGCTCTCGATTCTTGCCATCGTCAAACAATACAACCTTTTTGCCTGTCTCTGGATCTGCGAGTGGGAGCTCAATTGGCTTGCCATCAAATCGATGAATCAACGGCTTGACATCTCCAGAAGCATCTGGAGCAGTATCAAAGTGTGCTGACAAAGTTACAACAACAGCAGCATTAAAACCAGGTGTTGCTGGAATCAAACAATCCAAAATACAAGTATCACTCAAATGCGGCTTCAGACCCATTGCTTCCAATTCAGATTTGACGAGTCTTGCCAATGTCCATTGTCCTTCGCTTGATGGTGAAGTTTCTGATTCGCAAGATTGAGTATTAATTCGAACACAGTCCAAAAAACGATTTACAACCGGTGACCACATTCCAAACATCGGATCTCTTTCGTCAACTTCGATCATCTCTCTTCCTCCTCTCTCGTTGTGACAAAGAACAACGCTCCTACCTTAGGAGCGTTATATCAGAATATAATTAAATTATAATTTCGTCAACTTATTTCGGTCCCAAAAAATATTTCAGCAATGGCAAAAAAGCATAAAAAATAAATGCTATAATTGCGACCATAATTAAATAAACTCTTAAAATTTTTGCTTCTTCTAACATTTGACCCAAAGACTAATTACATAAATCAACGTAAACAACAAAATAATTGTTGAACAGGCAAAAGTTAATAATAATTTTTCAGTAATGTCCATAACTTTAGTGATTAGTAAATAAGTAATCAGTAACTAGTAGATATCTATATTATAAATAATATTTAAAAAGATGGCAACCTTTTAAAGATAGTTAATATTTGTTAAAATAAACGAGTAGCAAGTAGAAAGCAGTATGTAGCTGGCAACTTTCTACTTTCTACATTCTACTCGCTACTAATAACAAAAATCATGTTAACATTTTTAATCATTCTTACTTCCATCCTAACCTTAATTTGCTCAGGCCTTGCTTATTATCTTATTAAGATTAATAAAAAGCTAGCGGAGCCAGAAAGCAATGAAAATGACAAAATCTTGCATGAGCGAATTGATAATTTAAATCAATATGTTTCTCAAAATTTAAATCAAACTAACAAATCAATTTCCGAAAATTTAAATCAAGTCACAAAAACAATGCTTGCTCAAATTAGTTCTCAAACTAGTCAGCTAAATGCCAGGTTAAATGATCAGACAGGTCAGCTTAATGAAAGATTAAAAGAAAATAGCGAGCTAATCCAAAAATCTCAAGGCAATGTTGGCTCGCGTCTTGATAATGCTGCCAAAGTTGTAAGTTCTGTTCAATCAAAATTAGCCCAAATGGAAGAATCCAACAAAAAGATTTTTGAAGTTGGCAAAGATATTAGGGGATTGCAAGAAATTTTGAAAGCTCCAAAATTAAGAGGCTCTTTGGGAGAATTATTTTTGGGCGATTTATTATCTCAGACTTTTTCTAAAAATCATTATCAAGAACAATACATGTTTAAATCTGGTGAAAAAGTTGATGCTGTTATCAAATTAAAAGATAATATGCTTGTTCCAATTGATGCTAAATTTCCTTTAGAAAATTTTCACAAAATGATTAATTTAGCCAAGAATGATCAAGAGAGAAAACAATATAAAAAAATGTTTAAAGATGATGTCAAAAAACATATTACTGCAATTTCCAAAAAATATATTTTACCTGATGAAGGCACAATTGATTATGCTTTGATGTATATTCCAGCAGAAAATGTTTATTATGAAACAATAATCAGAGACGAAGATGAAAATAATTTAGTTAATTTTGCTTATACGAAAAAAGTTTTTCCAGTCTCACCAAATTCATTATATATTTATGTCCAAGCAATTTTGCTTGGCTTAAAAGGCATGCAAATTGAAGAAGGAGCTAAAGAAATTTTGCATAATTTAAAAAGACTGCAAGGCGATTTTTCAAGATTTGGCGAGGAATTCAAAGTCTTAGGCAGTCACTTAAATAATGCAACAAAAAAATATAATGAAAGTGATAAAAGATTAGGCAAGTTTAATGATAAATTAGCTGAGATAAATTATGATGTTACAAACAAACCAGAAAAATTAGTTGAAACAAAAGCTTTGCCAATCAAACCAGAAGTTGCAGTACCTGTCAGTACACAAGAAAGTATAAATTTATATAATTAAAATGATCACTGCAATAATTTTTGACATGAATGGGGTAATAATAAATGATGAAGCCATTCATGAATTAGCTTTTAAAGAAGTTTGTAAAAAATACAATATTATTTTAACGTCTCAAGGCTACAAGGATTTATGCATGGGCAAAACTGATGAGCAAGGTTTTATTGAAATAATTAAAAAATACAAATTAGATAATGTTAAAATAAGTAATTTAGTTGAACAAAAATCAACAAAATATTTAGAATTAATTCCAAAAAATATCAAAAGTTATCCAGGAGTTATTGATCTAATAAAAAAACTTCATAAAAAATTTATTTTAGCTTTAGCATCTAGTTCTAGTCGCCAAGAAATTGAAATGGTTTTGAATTATTTTAAAATTAAAAAATTATTTAAAATAATTATTAGCGCTGATGATATTTCAAAAAGCAAGCCAGACCCAGAACCTTATCTTTTAACTACCAAAAAAATTAACCAAAAACCAGAAAATTGTTTAGTTATTGAAGATTCAAAAAGTGGAATAATGTCAGCAAAAAGAGCTGGTATGAAATGTATTGCCATAACAACAACACATAATGAAAAAGAATTAGTCGGTGCTGATGTTATCATAAATAAATTTTCAGAAATTACCGAAAAAATGATTCAAAATGTTTAAAAAATAGCAATTTCTACCCAGCTTTAGCTGAGGGGTGTTGGAGCTTTAGCTCCAGCGAACGAATAGGGCTAAAGCCCTGCGACCCCTTGGCTAAAGCCAGGTAGAAAATAAATAAAATCTTATGCCCGAAAAACCACAAATAGAATTACAAGATATTCAACAAAATCCTGAACAAAAATCTGAAACAGGTTTAGAAATTGTAAAAACTCCAGAATCAGAACAATTTGTTGAACATGTCAATGAAATTCATGAAGCAGTACAACGTGATAGGAAAGTTACATATGGCCAAGTTGCAGATTTAAGAAAAGATTTAGAAGGATTTAAATTAGATGTTTGTGGCGAGCAAATGACTTTGGCAGAAATCAGAGAAATTCCAGATTTCGGATATAATTATGAAATTTGGAAATCTATAATGGAAGGAAATATTTTTTTACATAACCAAGTTACTGGTCTTATTCCTAACGTAACTCGAAAGTTAGTTGATGAAAATAATAAAAAAAACGAAAAGATCAGTAATCAGGATGATTGGAAAGCTTTATATTTTGATTCTTTAAAAAAAATTTCACCTAAGATAGCAAAGGAATTTAGAAGTCTTAAGTCAGGAATCTATTTGAGTACATTTACAGAACTTTCCGATGAAGTTATATTCGAGTTGTCCCATTCAGCTAGTTTATTTATTTCTTTAAGTCATCTAGTATCATTATCTGATCAGCAAGCAGAATATTTGTCTCAATTTCAAGGTAGGCTCAATTTAAACGGTGTCAATTCTTTATCGGACAATGCTGCGCGATTTATCGGGCAACGTGGTTCTTATACTTGGTTAGATAGTCTAGTCCATATCTCTGATAATGGATTGAAATTTTTAGGTAAAGGGAGAATCGATCTATCTCCAGAGTTGGGAAAAAGATTAAAGAAATTAAAAGCTGAACAAAATGCTTAAAGATTTTAACTTACAATAACGCCAAGCCGTCATAAAAAATAAATTAAAATTATGTCCGAAAAACCACCAATAGAATTAAAAGATATCGCCCAAGAATCAGAACCAAAATCTGAAACAGGTTTAGAAATTGTTGAAACTCCAGCATCAAAACAATTTGTTGAACATGCCAATGAAATTCATGAAGCAATAGAACATGATAAAAAAATTACATATGGCCAAGTTGCAGATTTAAGAAAAGATTTAGAGCAATTTAAATTTGATGTATGTGGTGAG
Proteins encoded in this region:
- a CDS encoding M20/M25/M40 family metallo-hydrolase: MIEVDERDPMFGMWSPVVNRFLDCVRINTQSCESETSPSSEGQWTLARLVKSELEAMGLKPHLSDTCILDCLIPATPGFNAAVVVTLSAHFDTAPDASGDVKPLIHRFDGKPIELPLADPETGKKVVLFDDGKNREHRFGQRIITSSGDSLLGADCKAGLAGIMEAVARLLSDEEEHPHGPIELLFFPDEEQGIFNANMLPDRHRDVLLTVDGGKPPIVDVGCFIGNKVTATFESKGIKVSKDRVNTKMSLVFTGRSAHPGLDGGNLADAKYAASHFVRKVLDTKKLGFYIQIKSLSTVKSEVDIFFDKACISVNLLKSFTREADALNVGLEYIISEYSGEKEFQVWPALLAACYYVSAVHHNTVPPWRSKDKQSFCWVDSVKMENPEKVVVNSIPRTFDEEEAEQLVALLCKLADDLKTNDHFSGLLEVLTNKKKYYRNIKYAIQAHPWVLEPLREAMAMFDMIMKEFDARGGTDVGIANMDLPDLPGPNMWNGAQNIHGTSEYIWMDHLELLPVILVEAMERYAMIKRSHL
- a CDS encoding DNA recombination protein RmuC; the protein is MLTFLIILTSILTLICSGLAYYLIKINKKLAEPESNENDKILHERIDNLNQYVSQNLNQTNKSISENLNQVTKTMLAQISSQTSQLNARLNDQTGQLNERLKENSELIQKSQGNVGSRLDNAAKVVSSVQSKLAQMEESNKKIFEVGKDIRGLQEILKAPKLRGSLGELFLGDLLSQTFSKNHYQEQYMFKSGEKVDAVIKLKDNMLVPIDAKFPLENFHKMINLAKNDQERKQYKKMFKDDVKKHITAISKKYILPDEGTIDYALMYIPAENVYYETIIRDEDENNLVNFAYTKKVFPVSPNSLYIYVQAILLGLKGMQIEEGAKEILHNLKRLQGDFSRFGEEFKVLGSHLNNATKKYNESDKRLGKFNDKLAEINYDVTNKPEKLVETKALPIKPEVAVPVSTQESINLYN
- a CDS encoding HAD family phosphatase, whose amino-acid sequence is MITAIIFDMNGVIINDEAIHELAFKEVCKKYNIILTSQGYKDLCMGKTDEQGFIEIIKKYKLDNVKISNLVEQKSTKYLELIPKNIKSYPGVIDLIKKLHKKFILALASSSSRQEIEMVLNYFKIKKLFKIIISADDISKSKPDPEPYLLTTKKINQKPENCLVIEDSKSGIMSAKRAGMKCIAITTTHNEKELVGADVIINKFSEITEKMIQNV